The Psychrobium sp. MM17-31 genome window below encodes:
- a CDS encoding aminoacyl-histidine dipeptidase, translating into MPLSTLTPQPLWQWFSQLCAIPHPSKHEEAIAQHIVDWATNKGLSVTRDKIGNVIIKKDATPGYEDRKGVVMQAHLDMVPQKNNDTDHDFLTDPIKPYIDGDWVTAEGTTLGADNGIGLCAILAVFGDDTIEHGPLEALLTVDEEAGMTGAFGLESGYLDGEILLNTDSEDEGEVYMGCAGGVDANATFALETEAAPADHTALSIVIEGLKGGHSGVDIHLGRGNANKVLTRVLFELADKYQVRLASIEGGSLRNALPREAVAEVLVPTNNVTDFKADVATLTETFKQELAAVEPDLAIFVDPGEESDTVLALDLQRRLLAALYSIPHGVFRMSDEIEGVVETSNNLGVIKTRGNKIHVQCLIRSLMDSRRIDAQNTIGSIFSLAGASVEFTGAYPGWKPDTSSQIMGVVRDTYNELFGEIPKIMVIHAGLECGLFKDAYPHWDMVSYGPTIRFPHSPDEKVLIDTVERFWQLTLAILKNIPKK; encoded by the coding sequence ATGCCTCTATCTACATTAACGCCACAGCCGTTATGGCAGTGGTTTTCTCAGTTGTGTGCCATTCCTCACCCATCAAAGCACGAAGAAGCAATCGCTCAACATATTGTCGATTGGGCGACAAACAAAGGTCTAAGTGTAACCCGTGATAAAATTGGCAACGTAATCATTAAAAAAGACGCCACGCCGGGCTATGAAGATCGCAAAGGCGTAGTGATGCAAGCACACCTTGATATGGTGCCGCAAAAAAATAATGACACTGACCATGATTTTCTTACTGATCCAATAAAACCATACATCGATGGAGATTGGGTGACTGCCGAAGGAACTACACTGGGTGCTGATAATGGCATTGGTTTATGTGCAATTCTGGCAGTATTTGGCGATGACACCATTGAGCACGGTCCACTAGAAGCGCTGCTGACTGTTGATGAAGAAGCAGGAATGACTGGCGCTTTTGGTCTTGAGTCTGGTTACCTTGACGGTGAAATTCTGCTTAATACCGATTCTGAAGATGAAGGCGAAGTTTACATGGGCTGTGCCGGCGGCGTTGATGCCAATGCGACTTTCGCCCTTGAGACTGAAGCCGCGCCAGCAGACCATACAGCGCTAAGTATTGTCATCGAAGGACTAAAAGGTGGTCATTCTGGCGTTGATATTCACCTAGGACGCGGCAATGCCAATAAGGTGTTAACGCGTGTTTTGTTTGAACTAGCAGACAAATACCAAGTGCGCCTAGCGAGCATTGAAGGCGGTAGCCTACGTAACGCCCTGCCTCGCGAAGCTGTGGCTGAAGTTTTAGTACCAACGAATAATGTGACTGACTTTAAAGCTGACGTTGCAACATTAACTGAAACCTTTAAGCAAGAGCTAGCCGCCGTTGAGCCTGATTTAGCTATTTTTGTCGATCCAGGTGAAGAGAGTGATACGGTATTGGCGCTAGATTTACAACGCCGTTTACTTGCAGCACTCTACAGCATTCCACATGGTGTATTCCGTATGAGTGATGAGATTGAAGGCGTGGTAGAGACCTCAAATAATTTGGGTGTAATTAAAACCCGCGGTAATAAAATTCACGTACAGTGTTTGATCCGCTCATTGATGGATTCACGTCGCATCGACGCGCAGAATACTATTGGCAGTATATTTTCACTTGCTGGTGCTTCAGTAGAATTCACTGGCGCTTACCCTGGCTGGAAACCTGACACTTCTTCGCAAATTATGGGTGTGGTACGTGATACCTATAACGAGTTATTTGGCGAAATTCCAAAGATTATGGTTATTCACGCTGGCTTAGAATGTGGTTTATTTAAAGATGCTTACCCACATTGGGATATGGTTTCTTATGGACCAACGATCCGCTTCCCACATTCGCCAGATGAAAAAGTACTCATCGACACCGTTGAGCGCTTCTGGCAACTAACCCTTGCGATTTTGAAGAATATTCCAAAGAAATAA